One genomic window of Vibrio mangrovi includes the following:
- the ppsR gene encoding posphoenolpyruvate synthetase regulatory kinase/phosphorylase PpsR produces MHINSQSRDVFYVSDGTAITCETLGHAVLGQFPFVANEKTFPFVESEEKLTDLMKQIESSYQQNGIQPLVFFSIVVPEIREKLLQVPAHCYDVLENIVQRVQADTQTEPQPKLQRSRSIGRNTDTYFDRIAAIEYTLAHDDGISLKGIEQADIVLLGVSRSGKTPTSLYMAMQFGLRVVNYPFINDDMQALKLLPQFEIHRHKLFGLTINAERLTAIRQNRLADSDYASATQCEHELANVEALFRREAIPYINTSSLSVEEISARILEKAGLKRHLF; encoded by the coding sequence ATGCACATAAATAGTCAAAGTCGTGACGTGTTCTACGTTTCTGATGGAACGGCGATCACTTGTGAGACATTGGGGCATGCAGTTTTAGGTCAGTTTCCCTTTGTTGCGAACGAGAAAACTTTTCCATTTGTTGAAAGCGAGGAAAAATTGACGGATCTGATGAAACAGATCGAATCGTCTTATCAGCAGAATGGTATTCAGCCGTTGGTGTTTTTTTCGATCGTTGTACCGGAAATTCGCGAGAAACTGCTTCAGGTGCCAGCACATTGCTACGATGTGCTGGAAAATATCGTCCAGCGGGTTCAGGCGGATACACAAACCGAGCCGCAGCCAAAGTTGCAGCGTTCGCGGAGTATCGGCAGAAATACCGATACTTATTTTGACCGGATTGCAGCCATCGAATATACGCTGGCACACGATGACGGTATTTCACTGAAAGGTATTGAGCAGGCCGATATTGTTCTTCTCGGCGTATCCCGGAGCGGGAAAACACCGACCAGTCTCTATATGGCGATGCAGTTTGGGCTAAGGGTCGTGAATTACCCATTCATTAATGATGATATGCAGGCACTCAAGCTGCTGCCGCAATTTGAGATTCACCGGCACAAACTGTTCGGTTTGACTATCAATGCTGAACGCCTGACGGCGATCCGTCAGAATCGTCTTGCTGACAGTGACTATGCCAGTGCAACACAGTGTGAACATGAACTGGCGAATGTTGAAGCGCTGTTCCGCCGGGAAGCGATTCCGTATATCAATACCAGTTCATTATCAGTGGAGGAAATTTCAGCCCGTATTCTGGAAAAAGCGGGCCTGAAACGACATCTGTTCTAG
- a CDS encoding LysE family translocator encodes MPIEFLLTSLIVVLLPGTGVLYTVSIGLTRGAKASLYAALGCTAGIIPHLVASVFGLAAILHASAVLFQILKYVGVLYLAYLAWGMWKDSGALTLTDEESHQTGYLTIASKAVLINLLNPKLSIFFLAFLPQFVPAGQTSPVPYMLILSLVFMLMTFIVFVIYGLLANKIRHAIIQSPKVVRRIQKSFAGLFILMGVKLAAMER; translated from the coding sequence ATGCCCATTGAATTTCTACTCACTTCATTAATCGTTGTATTACTTCCCGGGACCGGTGTGCTTTATACCGTATCTATCGGCCTGACCCGTGGAGCAAAAGCCAGTCTCTATGCTGCATTAGGTTGTACAGCAGGGATTATTCCGCATCTGGTTGCCAGTGTATTCGGGCTTGCTGCAATTTTGCATGCCAGTGCGGTGTTATTCCAGATACTGAAATATGTCGGTGTACTTTATCTCGCTTATCTGGCCTGGGGAATGTGGAAAGATTCGGGGGCACTTACCCTGACTGATGAAGAGTCTCACCAGACAGGTTACCTCACCATCGCATCCAAAGCGGTGTTGATTAATCTTCTCAATCCGAAGCTTTCGATTTTCTTTCTGGCTTTTCTGCCCCAGTTCGTCCCTGCGGGGCAGACATCTCCGGTTCCGTATATGCTGATACTGAGTCTGGTTTTTATGCTGATGACTTTTATCGTATTCGTCATCTACGGCCTGCTGGCCAATAAAATCCGTCATGCCATTATCCAGTCACCCAAAGTCGTACGCCGGATCCAGAAAAGCTTTGCCGGATTATTCATCCTGATGGGCGTCAAACTGGCAGCAATGGAACGTTAA
- a CDS encoding SMP-30/gluconolactonase/LRE family protein, translated as MTVTRRNLLRKTLYGSAGMLAGSMLPKAALADRFSPGAAPIHYPDPNIIGLDPRFKYKIGNAAVERIYTGMRWAEGPAWNAVGRYLIWSDIPRNEQLRYTIEDDHVSRNFRMPSGNSNGNTFDFQGRQISCLHQSRQVIRYEHDGSVTVLADSYDGKSFNAPNDVVVNPNDDSIWFTDPGYGSLGWYEGTLADTGSPQPYQKEAVYRIDAQTGKVVKVTDDVYKPNGLCFSPDYKKLYVSDTGASHYSAAKSVIRVWNVTGKVLSGGRDFCSMTYNGKTGNADGIRADIHGNIWAAAGWVGEGYDGVHTFAPNGDRIGVIQIPEICSNLCFGGKHRDRLFITASQSIYSVYVGTQGAHIT; from the coding sequence ATGACTGTTACCCGACGAAACTTACTCAGAAAAACGTTATATGGCTCCGCAGGTATGCTGGCAGGCAGTATGCTTCCCAAAGCTGCTTTAGCGGATCGATTCAGTCCCGGCGCGGCACCAATTCATTATCCGGATCCGAATATCATCGGGCTCGACCCGCGTTTCAAATACAAAATCGGCAATGCAGCGGTTGAACGTATTTATACCGGAATGCGCTGGGCAGAAGGTCCGGCCTGGAATGCAGTAGGGCGCTATTTAATCTGGAGTGATATTCCACGCAATGAGCAGTTGCGCTATACCATCGAAGATGACCATGTTTCGCGTAACTTCCGTATGCCGTCAGGAAACAGTAACGGCAATACGTTTGATTTTCAGGGACGTCAGATTTCCTGTCTGCATCAGAGCCGTCAGGTGATTCGGTATGAGCACGACGGCAGTGTCACGGTACTGGCTGATAGCTATGACGGTAAATCGTTCAATGCTCCGAATGATGTTGTGGTGAATCCGAATGATGACAGTATCTGGTTTACCGATCCGGGATATGGTTCACTCGGGTGGTATGAAGGGACACTTGCGGACACTGGTTCACCGCAGCCTTATCAGAAAGAAGCGGTTTACCGTATTGACGCCCAGACGGGCAAAGTGGTGAAGGTGACGGATGATGTTTACAAGCCGAACGGACTCTGTTTCTCTCCGGATTATAAAAAGCTGTACGTTTCTGATACCGGGGCATCTCATTATAGCGCCGCAAAATCTGTTATTCGGGTCTGGAATGTTACCGGTAAAGTTCTTAGTGGCGGACGTGATTTCTGCTCAATGACATACAATGGTAAGACTGGAAATGCGGATGGTATTCGTGCTGATATCCACGGTAATATCTGGGCGGCTGCCGGCTGGGTCGGAGAAGGTTATGATGGTGTGCATACCTTTGCGCCGAACGGAGATCGCATCGGTGTAATTCAGATTCCGGAGATTTGTTCGAATCTCTGTTTCGGAGGAAAACATCGTGACCGGCTCTTTATTACCGCCAGCCAGTCGATTTATTCTGTATATGTTGGTACACAGGGCGCTCATATTACCTGA
- a CDS encoding RICIN domain-containing protein → MRTLYIIFLAGTMLAGTAQAEVRNGVYTIQSKVSGKLVEVANADSSNGANVSQWPDNGHNTQRWIITQRDDGYYSIINLNSAKAMEVYSAGTADGDNVSQWKYWGGDTQKWDIRDLGNSYYVLVNKNSGKALDLWDWDTSDGANIDQWEVNNLDVQQFRLSLVQASGGKPVDTSSTNGRTNHWPLSGNLGTHDPTIAYEDGTWWEFQTGTGIYGKVSYNGLDWEPLPSVFPRGLSWWYTYVPNLKNDDVWAPDVKHYNGRVWLYYAVSTFGSRVSAIGLASASSLAASDWKDHGMVINTTSANNYNAIDPDLVIDKDGDPWLTFGSWSSGIKLVRLNPITMKPIGEISGLASRSGGIEAPSIVYRRGYYYLFVSTGRCCNGVDSTYQIRYGRATDIAGPYLDKNGNDMMNGGGTLLDGGNNRWVGPGGQDIANTDVIVRHAYDATDNGNAKLLISTLNWDSNGWPKY, encoded by the coding sequence ATGAGAACGCTCTACATTATATTCCTTGCGGGCACGATGCTCGCGGGAACTGCACAAGCAGAAGTCAGGAATGGTGTCTATACCATCCAGTCGAAGGTTAGTGGTAAGTTAGTCGAAGTCGCGAATGCTGATAGCAGTAACGGTGCCAACGTCAGTCAATGGCCGGATAACGGCCATAACACTCAACGTTGGATCATTACTCAGCGTGATGATGGCTACTACTCCATTATTAACCTTAACAGTGCCAAAGCAATGGAAGTATACAGCGCTGGAACGGCTGATGGCGATAATGTTTCACAATGGAAGTATTGGGGTGGTGACACACAAAAGTGGGACATTCGGGATCTCGGTAACAGCTATTATGTGCTGGTAAATAAAAACAGCGGAAAAGCGCTGGATTTATGGGACTGGGATACATCTGATGGAGCAAATATTGATCAGTGGGAGGTCAATAATCTTGATGTTCAGCAATTTCGCTTAAGTTTAGTACAGGCCTCTGGTGGCAAACCGGTGGATACTTCATCTACCAATGGCAGAACCAATCACTGGCCTTTAAGCGGCAATTTGGGCACACACGATCCGACAATCGCCTATGAAGATGGTACCTGGTGGGAATTTCAGACCGGTACCGGTATTTATGGCAAAGTCAGTTACAATGGTTTGGACTGGGAGCCACTTCCCTCCGTATTTCCTCGTGGCTTAAGTTGGTGGTACACCTATGTACCCAACCTGAAAAACGATGATGTGTGGGCTCCGGATGTGAAGCATTATAACGGTCGGGTGTGGCTTTACTATGCAGTTTCGACTTTTGGTTCTCGCGTGTCAGCGATTGGCCTGGCTTCGGCCTCAAGTTTAGCGGCAAGTGACTGGAAAGATCACGGCATGGTGATCAATACAACATCTGCCAATAACTACAATGCCATTGACCCTGACTTAGTGATTGATAAAGACGGAGATCCATGGTTAACCTTTGGTTCATGGAGCTCTGGTATCAAGCTGGTTCGTCTGAATCCAATCACAATGAAACCGATTGGAGAAATTTCAGGACTGGCAAGTCGTTCCGGTGGCATAGAAGCACCAAGTATTGTGTACCGTCGCGGTTACTATTATCTGTTTGTGTCCACAGGTCGCTGTTGTAATGGCGTGGATAGTACTTATCAGATCCGTTACGGCCGGGCCACAGATATTGCCGGTCCGTATCTGGATAAAAATGGTAACGACATGATGAATGGTGGTGGTACTTTACTTGATGGCGGCAACAACAGATGGGTTGGCCCCGGTGGTCAGGATATTGCCAACACTGATGTCATCGTACGCCATGCATATGATGCAACGGATAACGGTAATGCCAAGTTGTTAATTAGTACACTAAACTGGGATAGCAACGGCTGGCCCAAATATTAA
- a CDS encoding GFA family protein, producing MKVYQGSCLCGQVTYEVRGLSKNAAHCHCSMCRKFHGAAFGTLFTAEHVQWTSGQSLVKEYVAPNGTTRTFCSECGSSLGFRGKDVPQAQMEVAIATLDGDIDVTPDAHIYTRYKANWYVIEDNLSQFGEGREEG from the coding sequence ATGAAAGTTTATCAGGGAAGTTGTTTATGTGGCCAGGTGACTTATGAAGTCCGGGGACTGAGTAAAAATGCTGCGCACTGTCACTGCTCAATGTGCCGCAAATTTCATGGTGCGGCATTCGGGACACTGTTTACTGCCGAACATGTACAGTGGACATCAGGACAGTCACTGGTGAAAGAATATGTTGCTCCGAACGGCACCACCCGGACTTTTTGCAGTGAGTGCGGTTCGAGTCTGGGATTCCGGGGGAAAGATGTACCTCAGGCACAAATGGAAGTCGCCATTGCCACGTTGGATGGTGATATTGACGTTACACCGGACGCGCATATTTACACCCGGTACAAAGCAAACTGGTATGTCATTGAAGATAATTTGTCCCAGTTCGGTGAAGGAAGAGAGGAAGGGTGA
- a CDS encoding GNAT family N-acetyltransferase, producing MTIHIRPATVSDATTILEFINQLAIYEKEPDAVDNTVEAIERKLFGDDVHAHALICEDDGEPIGFAVYFLNYSTWLGKYGLYLEDLYISEGKRGIGAGKALMKYLAQLAVSKDCGRFEWTVLDWNQKSIDFYKSIGAEPQDEWVIYRMTGQALIDFARQE from the coding sequence ATGACCATTCATATCAGACCTGCAACAGTCTCAGATGCAACAACGATTCTGGAATTCATCAATCAGCTGGCGATTTACGAAAAAGAGCCCGACGCCGTAGACAACACCGTTGAAGCGATTGAACGTAAGTTATTCGGTGACGACGTTCATGCCCACGCTCTGATTTGTGAAGATGATGGTGAACCAATTGGGTTTGCGGTCTACTTTCTGAATTACTCAACCTGGCTGGGCAAATACGGGTTATATCTGGAAGACTTGTATATTTCTGAAGGAAAACGGGGAATCGGCGCCGGAAAAGCGTTAATGAAGTATCTCGCTCAACTGGCAGTCAGTAAAGATTGCGGCCGTTTCGAATGGACAGTTCTCGACTGGAATCAGAAATCAATCGACTTTTATAAAAGTATCGGTGCTGAGCCACAGGATGAGTGGGTGATCTACCGAATGACCGGACAGGCACTTATCGATTTTGCCCGGCAGGAATAA
- a CDS encoding LysR family transcriptional regulator, which produces MRRFPNIDLNLLKLFASLYHTGSVTLSAEELNISQSACSHALQRLRERLGDELFIRIENRMLPTAYSERLAEQVLPGLALLRQGLASSHAFTPDDAHVFRIAVTDYTSWCMREFTTYLSESFGNIHIEFIQLAERLPESALKSAEIDLVCGFAHQQEDSESLNRLVWLSDHYVSVRCQSHPVAENLSLKQFLQYPHVLVTPWNESRGIVDITLSRQRKRRQIAIRTASVLAAPYFVPHTPYLLAAPSRYAETIAESLSLRLSPMPLDVPDYQLTLYWHKTRHNDPKIEWFIRLFSEFHQC; this is translated from the coding sequence ATGCGCAGATTTCCTAACATTGATTTAAATTTACTCAAATTGTTTGCCAGTTTATATCATACGGGCTCGGTGACGCTGAGCGCCGAAGAACTGAATATCAGCCAGTCGGCGTGCAGTCACGCACTGCAACGTCTGAGAGAGCGGCTTGGTGATGAACTTTTCATCCGGATTGAGAATCGTATGTTGCCGACCGCTTATTCCGAGCGGCTGGCCGAACAGGTTCTGCCGGGATTGGCGCTATTGAGGCAGGGGCTGGCTTCATCTCATGCTTTTACGCCAGATGATGCTCATGTGTTCCGAATCGCCGTGACGGATTATACATCCTGGTGTATGCGGGAATTCACCACATACCTGAGTGAGTCGTTTGGTAATATTCATATTGAATTCATTCAGTTGGCGGAACGGTTACCGGAGTCAGCACTGAAATCCGCAGAGATCGATCTGGTGTGCGGGTTTGCCCATCAGCAGGAAGATTCAGAAAGTCTGAATCGCCTTGTCTGGCTGAGTGATCACTATGTTAGTGTCCGGTGTCAGAGTCATCCGGTTGCTGAGAATCTTTCTCTGAAGCAGTTTCTTCAGTATCCGCATGTTCTGGTGACTCCGTGGAATGAATCCAGAGGCATTGTTGATATTACGTTGTCACGACAAAGAAAACGACGTCAGATTGCGATTCGTACTGCCAGTGTCCTGGCTGCGCCTTATTTTGTGCCGCATACTCCTTATTTACTGGCAGCGCCGTCCCGGTATGCTGAAACTATTGCTGAAAGTCTGTCTCTGCGTTTGTCACCGATGCCATTGGATGTGCCCGATTATCAGCTGACACTTTACTGGCATAAAACCCGCCATAATGATCCGAAAATCGAATGGTTTATCCGGTTGTTCAGTGAGTTTCATCAATGCTGA
- a CDS encoding cupin domain-containing protein codes for MKASVSVSLSAQREWQDTPYPGIRYAWLHQSEPGPNTALLQLDQGAFLPRHLHPGWEQIYVISGHIEVNGFDLFANDHIYIGKEQAHEVIAREPSLYQTVSEIRGVTFCDASPSGLND; via the coding sequence ATGAAAGCGTCAGTTTCTGTTTCTTTATCTGCACAACGAGAATGGCAGGATACGCCTTATCCGGGGATTCGTTATGCATGGTTGCATCAGTCAGAACCCGGTCCGAATACGGCCCTGCTCCAGTTGGATCAAGGCGCTTTTCTCCCCAGACATCTGCATCCGGGCTGGGAACAGATCTATGTGATTTCCGGGCATATCGAAGTGAACGGATTTGATCTGTTTGCAAACGATCATATCTATATCGGGAAAGAACAGGCACATGAAGTGATTGCCCGGGAACCGTCACTCTACCAGACTGTTTCTGAAATCAGGGGAGTGACGTTTTGTGATGCTTCACCTTCCGGGCTGAATGATTAA
- the ppsA gene encoding phosphoenolpyruvate synthase, whose translation MQENTLWFNSLSMENVDKVGGKNASLGEMVSNLANAGVSVPNGFATTSYAFNQFLDYEGLDERIHQLLDELNVDDVDALRKTGATIRQWVLDAPFPQDLEQEIRTNYTELTGNNPEISVAVRSSATAEDLPDASFAGQQETFLNVKGIDAVLEATKHVYASLFNDRAISYRVHQGFDHRGIALSAGIQRMVRSDKASSGVMFTLDTESGFDQVVFITSAWGLGEMVVQGAVNPDEFYVHKPLLEAGQTAIVKKTFGSKQVKMIYSDRQEIGKQVEIIDTTEQERQQFSLNDDEIRELAKQAMIIEKHYQRPMDIEWAKDGIDGKLYIVQARPETVCSQSEQNVIERFQLNDKADVLMEGRAIGQRIGSGKVRLVDSLDQMSLVQEGDILVTDMTDPDWEPVMKKAAAIVTNRGGRTCHAAIIARELGIPAIVGCGTATSDLQDGALVTVSCAEGETGYVYRGKLDFEVRRSSVDELPTLPTKVMMNVGNPDRAFDFAQIPNEGVGLARLEFIINKMIGIHPKALLNFDAQSDELKAEISERIKGYQDPIDFYVSKLTEGIATIAAAFWPKRVIVRMSDFKSNEYSNLVGGKGYEPHEENPMLGFRGASRYISPVFEDCFELETQAIKRVRQEMGLKNVEIMIPFVRTPSEASSVIDLLAKFGLRRGDEGLKVIMMCELPSNAILADEFLKHFDGFSIGSNDMTQLTLGLDRDSGDVAHLFDERNPAVKAMLKMAIEAAARAGKYVGICGQGPSDHDDLAEWLMEQGISSVSLNPDTVIDTWLKLGQVAQSN comes from the coding sequence ATGCAAGAGAACACCCTATGGTTCAACAGCCTATCGATGGAAAATGTCGATAAAGTCGGCGGAAAAAACGCCTCTCTCGGTGAAATGGTATCTAACCTTGCCAATGCCGGAGTATCTGTACCTAATGGCTTTGCGACGACCTCATATGCGTTTAACCAGTTCCTCGATTATGAAGGACTGGATGAGCGAATCCATCAGTTGCTTGATGAGCTGAATGTCGACGATGTTGATGCCCTGCGTAAGACAGGTGCCACAATCCGTCAATGGGTTTTAGATGCCCCATTCCCTCAAGATTTGGAACAGGAGATCCGGACTAACTATACCGAGTTGACCGGAAATAACCCTGAAATCTCCGTGGCAGTGCGCTCGTCAGCCACGGCCGAAGATTTACCTGACGCATCTTTTGCCGGACAACAGGAAACATTCCTGAACGTGAAAGGCATTGATGCCGTCTTAGAAGCGACCAAGCATGTCTACGCTTCATTGTTTAACGACCGGGCAATTTCGTACCGTGTCCATCAGGGCTTCGATCATCGCGGCATCGCTTTATCTGCGGGTATTCAGCGTATGGTTCGCTCCGATAAAGCCTCTTCAGGGGTAATGTTTACTCTGGATACCGAGTCGGGATTCGATCAGGTTGTCTTTATCACTTCCGCCTGGGGCTTGGGTGAAATGGTTGTTCAGGGTGCGGTAAACCCGGACGAGTTCTATGTCCATAAACCATTGCTGGAAGCTGGTCAGACAGCCATTGTGAAGAAAACATTCGGCTCCAAGCAAGTCAAAATGATTTACTCTGATCGTCAGGAAATCGGCAAACAGGTTGAAATCATCGACACCACAGAGCAGGAACGGCAACAGTTCTCTCTGAATGACGATGAAATCAGAGAGCTTGCCAAACAAGCGATGATCATCGAGAAGCACTATCAGCGTCCGATGGATATTGAATGGGCCAAAGATGGTATTGACGGAAAACTCTACATTGTTCAGGCGCGTCCGGAAACGGTCTGCTCTCAGAGCGAACAGAATGTAATTGAGCGTTTCCAGTTGAATGATAAAGCTGATGTTCTGATGGAAGGCCGTGCAATTGGTCAGCGTATCGGTTCAGGTAAAGTCCGTCTGGTTGATTCGCTGGATCAGATGTCTCTGGTTCAGGAAGGCGACATTCTGGTTACCGACATGACCGACCCTGACTGGGAGCCGGTGATGAAAAAGGCAGCTGCCATTGTAACCAACCGCGGCGGCCGGACCTGTCACGCAGCAATTATTGCCCGTGAACTGGGTATTCCGGCGATTGTAGGCTGTGGTACGGCAACCAGCGATTTACAGGACGGAGCATTAGTCACTGTATCCTGTGCCGAAGGTGAAACCGGATATGTCTACCGTGGCAAGCTGGATTTTGAAGTCCGTCGCTCTTCAGTTGATGAATTGCCGACACTTCCGACCAAGGTGATGATGAACGTAGGTAACCCGGATCGTGCATTTGACTTCGCTCAGATTCCGAACGAAGGTGTCGGACTGGCCCGTCTTGAATTCATCATCAACAAGATGATCGGTATTCACCCGAAAGCATTGCTCAACTTTGATGCTCAGAGTGATGAGCTGAAAGCCGAAATCAGTGAGCGGATTAAAGGTTATCAGGATCCGATCGACTTCTACGTCAGCAAGCTGACCGAAGGAATTGCAACAATCGCTGCGGCTTTCTGGCCGAAGCGGGTCATTGTCCGGATGTCTGATTTCAAGTCAAATGAATACAGCAATCTGGTTGGTGGCAAAGGTTATGAACCGCACGAAGAGAATCCGATGCTCGGCTTCCGGGGCGCTTCCCGCTATATTTCGCCGGTATTTGAAGACTGTTTCGAACTGGAAACTCAAGCGATTAAACGGGTTCGTCAGGAAATGGGACTGAAAAATGTCGAGATCATGATTCCGTTTGTACGGACACCATCAGAAGCTTCATCCGTAATTGATCTGCTGGCTAAATTCGGTCTGCGACGCGGTGATGAAGGGCTGAAAGTCATTATGATGTGTGAGTTGCCATCAAATGCTATTCTGGCTGATGAGTTCCTGAAGCACTTTGACGGCTTCTCAATCGGCTCCAATGATATGACTCAGCTGACTCTGGGTCTGGATCGGGATTCCGGCGACGTCGCTCACCTGTTTGACGAACGTAATCCTGCCGTGAAAGCAATGCTGAAAATGGCAATTGAGGCAGCAGCCCGGGCTGGTAAGTACGTTGGTATCTGTGGTCAGGGACCATCGGACCACGACGATCTGGCAGAATGGCTGATGGAACAGGGAATCAGCTCTGTCTCACTCAACC
- a CDS encoding cellulase family glycosylhydrolase: MRKQHVFRKISCQKRTLSIGISLALAALSGSAYAGCTYEVQNDWGAGFVASVTVTNDTSASVSAWNTGWEFTKGAQITNIWGAVLSGNNPYTATNVDYNGNLQPGSSATFGFQATGASETPTLTGSLCNGGGDTGGGDTGGGDTGGGDTGGGDTGGGDTGGGNTDGNQVVFRVNDDGRITKDDVVKPLRCGSWFGLEGRHELPNDSANPNGAPMELYVGNTFWANNSQGTGRTIQQTMDEIKAKGINLIRLPIAPQTLDPNDPQGQPRVFKNHQSVRATNARQALEDFIKLADQNGLDILLDIHSCSNYLGWRAGRLDATPPYTDATRDNYIYKREDYSCGTNVGDGVTVQEYNEQKWLDDLRQLARFADDLKVNNILGIDIFNEPWDYTWTEWKTLAEHAYQAINEENKNVLIWVEGIGSVKSDGTQNPHGNEETNPNWGENFFSMATSPLDIPKDRLVISPHAYGPSVSVQKQFLDPAQPECNGLSEDAAAKAKCNIVINPTLLKQGWEEHFGYLKDQGYAVVLGEFGGHYDWPRSGAIRIQDMWGFLPKSDYDQKWQNALVDYMSDKNIEGCYWSINPESDDTGGLYTHAYDPRTNTSGWGTWTGFATEKWDMLQRLWDANAVTAK, translated from the coding sequence ATGAGAAAACAGCATGTTTTCAGAAAGATCAGTTGTCAAAAACGCACCTTGAGTATTGGTATCAGTCTGGCTCTGGCTGCATTGTCCGGTTCTGCGTACGCAGGTTGTACATATGAAGTTCAGAATGACTGGGGCGCTGGTTTCGTGGCAAGCGTTACGGTAACAAATGACACTTCCGCAAGCGTTTCCGCATGGAATACCGGTTGGGAATTTACAAAAGGGGCACAAATTACCAATATATGGGGCGCGGTACTATCCGGAAATAACCCTTATACTGCAACCAACGTCGACTACAACGGTAATCTGCAACCAGGTTCCAGTGCTACATTCGGCTTCCAGGCAACTGGCGCATCTGAAACACCAACATTAACCGGTTCACTATGTAATGGTGGCGGCGACACTGGTGGTGGTGACACTGGCGGTGGTGACACTGGCGGCGGCGACACTGGCGGTGGTGACACTGGTGGTGGCGATACTGGCGGCGGTAACACTGATGGTAACCAGGTCGTATTCCGGGTCAATGATGACGGTCGTATCACAAAAGATGATGTAGTTAAACCACTTCGTTGCGGCTCATGGTTCGGTCTGGAAGGTCGTCATGAACTACCAAACGACTCAGCGAACCCGAATGGTGCACCAATGGAGCTCTATGTGGGTAACACATTCTGGGCAAACAACAGTCAGGGTACCGGCCGGACAATCCAACAAACAATGGATGAAATTAAAGCCAAAGGTATCAACCTGATCCGTCTTCCAATCGCGCCGCAGACTTTGGATCCAAATGATCCGCAAGGTCAGCCTCGCGTATTTAAAAACCACCAGTCTGTTCGTGCAACAAATGCCCGTCAGGCTCTGGAAGATTTCATCAAACTGGCTGATCAAAATGGCCTTGATATCCTGTTAGATATCCACTCTTGCTCAAATTATCTGGGCTGGCGTGCCGGTCGTCTGGATGCCACACCTCCATATACCGATGCAACTCGTGACAACTACATCTATAAACGTGAAGATTATTCATGTGGTACAAATGTTGGTGACGGTGTGACTGTTCAGGAATACAACGAACAGAAATGGCTGGATGACCTGCGTCAACTGGCACGTTTTGCGGATGATCTGAAAGTCAATAACATTCTGGGTATCGATATCTTTAACGAACCATGGGATTACACCTGGACAGAATGGAAAACACTGGCTGAACACGCTTATCAGGCAATCAATGAAGAGAACAAAAACGTTCTTATCTGGGTTGAAGGAATTGGTAGTGTCAAATCAGACGGTACACAAAACCCTCATGGTAATGAAGAAACAAATCCAAACTGGGGTGAAAACTTCTTCTCCATGGCAACCAGCCCACTGGATATTCCAAAAGATCGTTTAGTTATTTCACCACATGCTTACGGTCCTTCTGTTTCTGTACAGAAACAATTCCTGGATCCAGCACAACCTGAATGTAATGGCTTATCTGAAGATGCCGCTGCCAAAGCAAAATGTAACATCGTGATTAACCCTACCCTGTTGAAACAAGGATGGGAAGAACACTTCGGTTACCTGAAAGATCAAGGCTATGCAGTTGTTCTGGGTGAATTTGGTGGTCATTATGACTGGCCAAGATCCGGAGCTATCCGTATTCAGGATATGTGGGGCTTCCTGCCAAAATCTGACTACGATCAAAAATGGCAAAATGCGCTTGTTGACTACATGTCAGACAAAAACATCGAAGGTTGCTACTGGAGTATCAACCCTGAATCAGACGATACCGGCGGTTTGTATACTCACGCCTATGATCCACGTACCAACACATCAGGCTGGGGTACATGGACAGGTTTCGCAACTGAAAAATGGGACATGCTACAACGGTTGTGGGACGCAAACGCTGTCACAGCTAAGTAA